From the genome of Malus domestica chromosome 04, GDT2T_hap1, one region includes:
- the LOC103433099 gene encoding probable xyloglucan endotransglucosylase/hydrolase protein 32 has protein sequence MAIFIYLLILLVPATNADWPPSPGYWPSSKFRSMSFNKGFKPLWGPQHQSLYQNALTIWLDRTTGSGFKSVRPFRSGYFGASIKLQTGYTAGVITAFYLSNSEAHPGYHDEVDIEFLGTTFGKPYTLQTNVYIRGSGDGRIIGREMKFHLWFDPSKNFHHYAILWSPKEIIFLVDDVPIRRYARKSVATFPLRPMWLYGSIWDASSWATEDGKYKADYRYQPFVAKYTNFKAGGCSAYSPAWCRPVSASPFRSGGLTRQQYRTMRWVQRNHLVYDYCGDPKRDHSKTPECWG, from the exons ATGGCTATCTTCATCTACCTCCTAATTCTTTTAGTCCCTGCAACCAATGCTGATTGGCCACCATCGCCTGGCTACTGGCCAAGCTCTAAGTTCAGGTCTATGAGCTTTAATAAAGGATTCAAACCTCTCTGGGGTCCTCAGCATCAAAGCTTATACCAAAATGCATTAACAATCTGGCTTGACAGAACCACAG GAAGTGGGTTCAAATCAGTTCGTCCATTTAGATCCGGTTACTTCGGTGCCTCCATTAAGCTTCAAACTGGTTACACAGCAGGAGTCATAACAGCTTTCTAT CTTTCAAACAGTGAAGCTCATCCTGGGTACCATGATGAAGTGGACATTGAGTTTCTTGGGACTACATTTGGGAAGCCGTATACTTTGCAGACCAATGTTTACATCAGAGGAAGTGGGGATGGAAGAATTATTGGCAGAGAGATGAAGTTTCACTTGTGGTTTGATCCCAGTAAAAATTTCCATCACTATGCTATATTATGGAGTCCCAAGGAGATCAT CTTTTTGGTGGATGATGTGCCCATAAGGAGGTATGCTAGGAAAAGTGTTGCAACGTTTCCCTTAAGGCCAATGTGGCTTTATGGTTCAATTTGGGATGCTTCATCTTGGGCAACTGAAGATGGAAAATACAAAGCTGATTACAGATATCAACCATTTGTTGCAAAGTATACCAATTTCAAAGCCGGTGGTTGCTCTGCCTATTCCCCCGCTTGGTGCCGCCCGGTGTCTGCCTCTCCCTTCCGGTCCGGTGGGCTAACGCGACAGCAGTACAGGACCATGAGATGGGTTCAACGCAACCATTTGGTATATGACTATTGCGGGGACCCCAAGAGGGACCATTCCAAAACACCCGAGTGTTGGGGCTAA